A part of Rhodamnia argentea isolate NSW1041297 chromosome 8, ASM2092103v1, whole genome shotgun sequence genomic DNA contains:
- the LOC115730721 gene encoding protein HESO1-like, translated as MSAGRVLEQTLGDILSVIKPSWEDQIARNRIIEELRTIVQSMDIFRGATVEPFGSFVSGLFTRWGDLDISIELPNGSYISSAARDRKKLMLGFLQSRLIGRFQKLQFISSARVPIVKFESRSISCDVSVDNLSGQMKSKLLLWIKGIDARFGDMVLLVKEWAKAQEINNSKSGSFNSYSLTLLVIFHFQTCVPAILPPLKDIYAGDIVNDLQGIRADVVRKITETCTANIARWKSNRYRAVNQSSLSELSISFFSKFSDISQKARDLGICPYTGKWEALRSNTRWWLQTPAIFIEDPFERPENAARTVKTSLMMKISEAFETTYQKVSSNYQTEDSLLPELARPRVLKALGRTPSRAGSSSGNRNRTNGSVVASSSQVLQQFQNMSLQNRGMAQNSQPRRNTDLFFDL; from the exons ATGAGTGCCGGCAGAGTATTGGAGCAAACACTTGGTGATATTCTTTCTGTAATCAAACCATCATGGGAGGACCAGATAGCTCGAAACCGTATTATTGAGGAGCTGCGAACTATTGTTCAGTCTATGGATATCTTTCGAG GTGCAACGGTGGAACCATTTGGATCATTTGTCTCTGGTCTTTTCACAAGATGGGGGGACTTGGACATCTCCATTGAGTTACCCAACGGTTCATATATCTCCTCTGCTGCAAGAGATCGGAAAAAGCTTATGTTGGGATTTTTGCAGTCGAGACTAATAG GTCGATTTCAGAAGCTCCAATTCATCTCCAGTGCTAGAGTTCCAATAGTGAAGTTTGAGAGCAGAAGCATTTCCTGTGATGTTTCAGTTGACAATCTGTCGGGCCAGATGAAGTCCAAGCTCTTGTTATGGATCAAAGGCATAGACGCACGCTTTGGCGATATGGTCTTATTG GTTAAAGAATGGGCTAAGGCTCAGGAAATCAACAATTCAAAGTCTGGAAGCTTCAACTCATATAGTCTCACTTTACtggtcatttttcattttcag ACTTGTGTGCCTGCAATTTTACCTCCTCTAAAAGATATATATGCAGGAGATATAGTTAACGATCTGCAAG GTATAAGAGCTGATGTAGTCCGGAAAATTACAGAAACTTGCACTGCTAACATAGCCAGATGGAAATCCAACAGATACAGGGCGGTTAACCAAAGTTCCTTGTCTGAGCTTtcaatttccttcttttctaag TTTTCGGACATTAGTCAGAAGGCTAGAGATCTAGGAATTTGCCCCTATACAGGAAAGTGGGAAGCACTAAGGAGCAATACGAGATGGTGGCTTCAGACTCCTGCGATATTC ATTGAGGACCCATTTGAGCGACCGGAGAATGCTGCAAGAACTGTTAAAACAAGCCTTATGATGAAGATATCTGAAGCATTCGAGACAACTTATCAAAAAGTTTCATCAAACTACCAAACTGAGGATTCTTTGCTTCCGGAACTGGCCAGGCCACGCGTTTTGAAAGCTCTTGGGAGGACTCCTTCTAGAGCAGGGAGTTCCAGTGGCAACCGCAATAGGACGAACGGTTCAGTTGTTGCCTCGTCATCACAAGTGCTGCAGCAATTCCAGAACATGAGTCTGCAAAACCGTGGCATGGCCCAGAACAGCCAACCGCGCAGAAACACTGACCTGTTCTTTGACTTGTGA